One genomic segment of Candidatus Neomarinimicrobiota bacterium includes these proteins:
- a CDS encoding flavodoxin family protein, with protein sequence MLKYTFIVPAVLFSLLISLLTAVCGQNVLIVYYSVQGHTAAMAEAVAEGARSVSGAAVKLLPVDKATYSDVLAAEAIILGSPVHNANVAPPIQQFINSWPIAGQPLKDKIGAAFVTGGGISAGEELTQLNLLHTMLIFNMIVVGGPTWQQAFGASGITGEAPFNDEQVEGLVQPQFLAKGEALGKRVAELAGRLK encoded by the coding sequence ATGCTTAAATATACCTTCATTGTTCCGGCCGTTCTGTTTTCGCTGCTGATTTCGCTGCTGACCGCTGTATGCGGCCAGAACGTGCTGATTGTTTATTACAGTGTCCAGGGCCACACGGCGGCTATGGCGGAGGCAGTAGCGGAGGGCGCCCGTTCGGTGTCCGGGGCAGCGGTTAAACTGCTTCCCGTTGATAAAGCCACTTACAGCGATGTGCTGGCAGCGGAAGCTATCATCCTCGGCAGCCCGGTGCATAATGCCAATGTGGCACCACCGATTCAACAGTTCATCAACAGCTGGCCAATTGCAGGGCAGCCGTTGAAGGACAAGATCGGTGCCGCTTTCGTTACCGGTGGGGGCATTTCCGCCGGGGAGGAACTGACCCAGCTGAACCTCCTGCACACCATGCTGATCTTCAATATGATCGTGGTTGGGGGGCCGACGTGGCAGCAGGCTTTCGGTGCCTCCGGTATTACAGGCGAGGCGCCCTTCAACGATGAGCAGGTAGAGGGGCTTGTCCAGCCGCAGTTTCTAGCCAAAGGCGAGGCCTTAGGCAAGAGGGTAGCCGAATTGGCAGGCAGATTGAAGTAG